TGGAACAGAACATCACCCGGCGGTTGGCCCACCGGGTGACAGAACCATCAGCGATCAGCGCACAGGCGGTGCGTATTGAATGCCGCCGTTGTTCCACAGTGCGTTCAGGCCACGGTCGATTTCCAGCGGGGTGCTCTTGCCCAGGTTGCGCTCGAACACTTCACCGTAGTTACCGACTTGCTTGACGATTTGTACGACCCAGTCCTTCTTCACTTTCAGGTCTTTGCCGTATTCGCCGTCCGCGCCGAGCAGGCGGGCCACGTCCGGGTTCTTGGTGGACTTGGCTTCAGCTTCGACGTTTTTCGAGGTGATACCGGCTTCTTCAGCGTTGAGCATGGCGTAGCCTACCCAGCGCACGATAGCCAGCCACTCGTCGTCGCCGTTACGCACGACCGGGCCCAGCGGCTCCTTGGAGATGGTTTCCGGCAATACGACATAGTCCTTCGGCGAGGCCAGCTTGCTGCGCTGGGCGAACAGTTGGGACTTGTCGGAGGTCAGCACGTCGCAACGCCCGGATTCCAGCGACTTGGCGCTTTCGTCGGAGGTGTCGAAGGTGATCGGGGTGTATTTCAGACCGTTGCCACGGAAGTAGTCG
The sequence above is drawn from the Pseudomonas quebecensis genome and encodes:
- a CDS encoding amino acid ABC transporter substrate-binding protein; the encoded protein is MKVLKSTLAIVCAAAVLGVSGFAQAGATLDAVQKKGFVQCGVSDGLPGFSVPDASGKILGIDADVCRAVAAAVFGDATKVKFSQLNAKERFTALQSGEVDILSRNTTMTSSRDAGMGLKFPGFITYYDGIGFLVNNKLGVKSAKELDGATICIQAGTTTELNVSDYFRGNGLKYTPITFDTSDESAKSLESGRCDVLTSDKSQLFAQRSKLASPKDYVVLPETISKEPLGPVVRNGDDEWLAIVRWVGYAMLNAEEAGITSKNVEAEAKSTKNPDVARLLGADGEYGKDLKVKKDWVVQIVKQVGNYGEVFERNLGKSTPLEIDRGLNALWNNGGIQYAPPVR